The Blastopirellula marina genomic sequence ATCTTCAGGGGTTAGTTCTTTACCGTCGAACGTCTTGCCAATATCGCTTATCGAGGTCCACTCGTTAATATGGAAGATGCCACGCGCATCTCGTTTAGTCGGATCATACTTGGTGGCTCGGACGGCGAACATCGATTTGAATCGCCTTCTTAATGCGAAACCAAATCGCGAGCCAACTGCACCGCGTGGATCATGCTCGAGACCTTGGCCTTCCCCTGCCAGGCGATGTCGAACGCGGTGCCGTGATCGACGGACGTCCGCACAAGGGGCAGGCCCAGCGTGGTGTTCACGGCGACGTCAAACGCCAATGCCTTCAGCGGGATGTGCCCTTGGTCGTGGTACATGCAGATAACGCAGTCGTACAGCGGGCGACGTTCGGCCAGGAAGGCCGTATCAGGCGGGACGGGACCGTCGATGTGAATGCCGCGGGCGCGTGCTGCTTCAACGGCTGGGACGATGATGCGTTCTTCTTCGCGATCGCCGAACAGGCCATGTTCGCCGGCATGCGGATTGAGCCCGCACACGAGCAGGCGCGGTTCACGCTTGCGAATCTTCCGCATCGCTTCGACCGTCAGATCGATCACTTCGTCGATTCGCTCGATCGTGAGTAGCTGCGGCACATCGCGGTAGCCAACGTGCGTGGTGACGAAGCTGCAGGTCAGCTCTTCGCTGGTCAGCATCATGCAGCCAGTGTCGCGGCCGCAGCGTTCGATCAGAATTTCTGTATGGCCAGGATAAAAATGCTTGGCGGCGTGCAAAGCTTCTTTGTTAATCGGCCCGGTCGTGATGCCGTCGGCCTTGCCAGCCAGGACGAAGTCGATCGCCGAAATGAAGTACTGGTACGAAGCCTCGCCCCCTTCGGCGGTGACTTTGCCGTGCTGGAACGTGCTGGGGTCGATCGTGCCGAAGTCGACGACGGTCGCTTCTTTCAACGAGTGCAGGTCCATCGCCTCGTGGAACGGCACCACGTTCTTCGGTTCAGGGTAGCCGCAGACGTGGGCAACCTGGCGGAGGATGGCGGCGTCGCCAAAGATGATCGGCACGGTACCGGCGTACTGGTTGTGATCCAACAATAGCTGCAGGCAGACCTCAGGCCCTACCCCGCCGGGGTCTCCCATGGTGACGATAATTCGCGGATGCAACACGCCGATGACTTTCTTTCCAGTGGCAAGTGAGAAGCACCTATTCTATTGTACAACCTATCGCTATTTCGCCGAGGGAGGCGAACCTTTTGCCCCAGCTGCGGTGTCCGCCTGACGGACTGAACCACTTTCCCCATCTTTGAAACACATCCCATGCCGCGAACCCTGTATCAAGTCGATGCGTTCACATCCAAGCCCTTTGCGGGGAATCCGGCAGCGGTCTGCTGGCTGGATAAGCCTGTCGATGCCCAGTGGATGCAGCACGTGGCCGCGGAAATGAACCTGGCCGAAACGGCATTTGTTTATCCAGAAGGAGAGACGCTGCGGCTAAGGTGGTTCACACCGGCGGTGGAAGTCGATCTGTGTGGGCACGCAACCCTGGCCACGGCCCACACGCTATGGCAGCACAAAGGTTTTCCCGAAGACCAGACACTTCGTTTCGAAACCCGCAGCGGAACGCTTACCGCGGCACCCTATGGCGAGATGATCGAACTCGATTTTCCAATCGCGCCCGCCGAAGAGACACCGCCGACCGACGGCCTGCTGGAAAGCCTGGGGATCCACGATTTCACTTTTTGTGGCAAGAATGCGTGGGATTGGCTCATCGAAGTTCCCACGGCGGACGACGTGCGGCAGATGAATCCCAATCATGCACTGCTGGCACCGAGGACGTCACGCGGGGTGATGGTCACGGCGCGTAGCGACCAGCCAGAGTACGACTTCATCTCGCGATTCTTCGCCCCGGCCGCTGGCATAGCAGAAGACCCGGTCACTGGATCGGCGCACTGCGTGCTGGGAGAGTATTGGAGCAAGAAGCTCAACAAACAGAAACTGCAGGCATATCAGGCATCGCCGCGCGGTGGAGAAGTGGAAGTCGAGATTCGAAACAAACGTGCCCTCCTAAGAGGGCACGCCGTAGTTGTTGCTAAGATTGAACTGTTTGTCTAAAGCTTCCCTTCTTCATAGACCTCCTGTCGTTCAAGTTGCGGGTGTCGTGAGCACGTGGGCGTGGGCATTTCATCCCGGGGTAGTAAGTGATGCCCTCGCCAACGTGGGCATGACACCGAAGTCGTTGTTGTTTGGTTTAGTCTGGCTCGTTGAGCAGACCCACTTTGGCCAGTAGTACATGTAGGCCTTGGTCGATAGCGGACGGCTCGCAGTCCTGACACGAAACTCGCCATTGGGTCTGCGTCAGGATCGGATAGCCGATCAAGCCTGCCAACAGCAAGATACCCATCCCTTCCAGGACAATCGCTCGCATCAGGTGCATTCCTGCTTGTGCCGAGCTTCGTTTGCCACTGCGTTGGGCGTGTCGTCTTTTGGTCACTGCGTTTCCTCCGTGTGCTATCGCCCCATGGTCGCCAGGACCGAAGTTGCTCTCTGTCATGAACCTCGCCTGGGGACAAATACTGATACGGCGAGCCCCGATCGGCAGTTCGCGAAATCTTCGAATTCCGTGAAGCAGCACTGATAGCACAGCACTCGTCGATCTAACCGTGGCAATGGGGTCCTGGTTGATGTTATCTTGGAGGCTTCCTGAACTTCTCGTGAAAGCCCCATCTTCGCATGTCGCACCCAGACTTCCCCGGTCAGCCGCAACGCCCCCAGCGCGAAAGCTTTGGCATGGAAATCGGCATCGCGCTGATGTCGATCATCGTGGCCGGCGTACTGCTTTTGATCGGCGGGCTGATCTTCAACTGGGCAGCGAAACCTACACCTACGCCGGTTCACGACAACAACCAGGACCCAACCGTCAGCAAGTATCGCCGCGTTGGTTTCGAGATCGGCCGCGACAACGAAAACCGCATTCAGGTCATCACCACGCCCAACCCGCTGCTGGTCACCAACAAAGACTTGGCGTTGCTTACAGGTCTGCCAGACCTGATCGTGCTCGACCTGCGAGAAACGCAGATCAGTGACGAAGCTCTGACGCACTTGACCGACCTGCCGAGCCTTGAGCAGTTGTACCTGGGGGGCTCGGTTCGCACTGATACTGAGCCGACCTTGTTTCATGCCCGGTTCACCGACGCGGCAATCGATCCGGTGGTAAAGCTGACGACGCTTAAGATATTGAGCCTGGCCAAGACCGACATCGGCGACGAGGCCGTCCAGAAGCTGCCGGCACTGACCAACCTGGAGGTCCTCTTTCTGCTGGGCACCCAAGTCACCGACGACAGTGTCGAAGCCCTGTCGCAGATGAAGTCGCTCAAAGAGTTGTACCTGCAAGAGACGGCCGTCACGCCAGAGGGACTTGCGCAACTACGCGCGGCATTGCCTGAGACCGAGATCTTACCCTTGGACGAAAGCGATGCCGGGGACGGTTCCTAAGCCCTGAAGGAGCTTCGGAGGTTTGCAAATGCCTGCCTATTCTTACATCATCTCGCTCCCCCCTGACCTCTGTTGCCGGGATGGGGTACGATGGGTTTCGATTGGCATACGACCCTGGGATCGAGGAAAGACCGATGCAATACAGCAAAGAGAAGCTGATTGAAATTGTTCGCGACAAAGGCCTGAAATTTGGCGACTTCACGCTCGCCTCGGGCAAGAAGGCTTCGTACTATCTCGATTGCCGCAAGGTAACCCTTTCCAGCGAAGGTGCCCTGCAAGTTGGCTTGGGCATCTTGGAAATGCTTGGCGATAGCCTGCCGGATTCGGTTGGCGGGATGGCCATCGGGGCCGATCCGATTTCCGCTTCGGTCATCACCGTGGCTGCCGTCCAGGGCAAGACGCTGGCGGGCTTTATCGTTCGCAAAGAAGCCAAAGCCCACGGTACCGGGCAAGACGTGGAAGGCCCTGTCGTTGCCGGTAACACGTGCGTCATTGTGGAAGACGTCGTCACCACCGGTGGCAGTTCGCTGAAGGCCATCGAAAAGGTCGAAGCAGCCGGGCTGAAAGTGCTGGGCGTGATTGCGATCGTCGATCGCATGGAAGGTGGCAAGCAGGCCTTCGCCGATGCAGGCTACGAGCTACGTACCCTGCTGACGATCGAAGACTTCGGCATCACTCCACCGCAATAAAGATATCGACCCGATTAGGGCTGGCTTCGTCGTAGATCTCGAAGTCAGCCTCGAAGCTGCGTGTGTAGGCGGTATCTTCTTCGAAGAAGTGCCAGATCTCTTTCCACGTCTTCAGCACCGTCTGCGGCATCTCTCCCTCGCCGATGAAGTGCAGGTAACTTCCTTTGTGGATTCGCACCTTGTCGAGTTGATCGGGAATCTCGGCTTCGGGCGAAACCTCTCTGCCCAGCAGCATCGTGAACTGGCCGGACTGGTCCGATTCATAATCGGCATAAACGGCGATGCGCTTCTTCGGCTCGACCGGATTAGGGATCAGCGCGTCGATGTTGTCGGTCTCGTATTTTTCATACAGCTTCGGAAGTCGCGCGGTATCGGCGTTCATTTCCTTGCGATTGGTGGTCCGGACCGAAATACCAGCCACGTGAATCGCTTGCGTGAGTGGCTCAAGTTGAGGTGCCACGATTACCTCCTGAGAAGATTGCTGAAGCACGGTGGTCTCGAGACCAAGCCAGGCAATGCCGGTCGAGATCCATATAGGAATTGTAACAAATCCCACCACGGTCGACGCCATCACCACCCGAAGTGCCGTGCGGGGATCGCCTCCGTAGTGCTTGGTCAGCACAATTGGGAATACGGCCGCCGGCATCGCGGCTTGAATTGCCGCAACTTGCTTCAGTTCCAACGATATTGGCAACCAAAGTGCCGCTAACAAAAATAAGATGGGCAGTAGCAATAGCCGCAGCAGGACGGCCGAAACATACGTCGGCCAGGGGCTCGATTTGTCGTCTTTCACATCGGCATGAAAAATCTGATCGTAGAACGTCGCTCCGATCAGTAGCATCATCATCGGAATGGCCGCACTGGCCAGAATGCTTGTGATTTGTGTCACAAACTCTGGCACCAGGCTGGCCCAGCCCATCTCGTTAATGAACAGCGACAAGATGATCGTCAGGCTGGGGGGATTCAAAACGTTCTTCCACCAACCTTTGGTCAGTCCGCCACTGGCCAGGCTCACGCCGATCGTCCAGATGCCCAGCTCGACACCGACGTTATGCAAAAAGAGGACACCCAGGGCCCGCTCGCCAAAGATTTCCTGAATCAGCGGGATCGGAATGAACCCATAATTGAAAATGCCGATACAGATGGCAAACGTATGGACCTTGTCGGAATGATCGAAGCCAAGTCGTGCTCCGCTTCCGCGAGCCCACGAGTACGCCACCAGACAGCCGATCGCCACCGAGACAAAACCCCAGACCGGCGGCAAGTAGACGTTGGCGGCATGGTCGAAGGCCGGATTACCAACCACCTTCACAAAGATGAAGCATGGCATCAGGACGCGAATGCCCAACTTCAACAAACCAGCGTCGACTTCGCGCGTGAGCCATTTCAGATAACGAGCCGTTCCCCCAATGCCCATCACGGTGAAAACGGCTGCCGTTATGCTTAGAATCGTAATGACTTGCGTAAGATTCATCGTCCTAACTTAATCGTTAGCCCCCAAAGCAACAATTAGGCACCACGAAACTTCGTTCCCGAGAAGCATTTTGATGCGGCAGTCCACATCCAACCGAGAAAACCTGGGCATCATCATCGTCGACCACGGCTCCCGCCGGGCCGAAAGCAACGACCTGTTACTGGAAGTGGTCAAGATGTTCCGCCAGACGGCGGGGTACCAAATCGTTGAGCCGGCCCACATGGAACTGGCCGCGCCGAGTATTGCCGAGGCCTTTCAAAAATGCGCCGACCAGGGAGCCACCCAGATTGTGGTCCACCCCTATTTCCTTTCCCCCGGCAGGCACTGGCACGAAGACATCCCCCGCCTGGCGAAAGAAGCTGCCGCCAGCCACCCTGGCATTTCGCACCTCGTAACCGCCCCGCTAGGACTGCACCCTCTGATGGCGAAGGTGATGCAAGAGCGAATCGAAACGTGCCTGGCCCATTGTGAAGAAGGGGCACCGATTTGTGAGGTTTGTACTGAGGAGAGTAGCTGCCGGCTGATTGGTAAGTAGCAAATGGGGCGACGGAAACTTGCCCTGTGCTGGTGCCCCATGGCAGAAGCACGGCGAAGAAGATGCTGCTTCCCACCAAACACAACCTCTGCGCAAGAGCCGCAATTCACGGTACTTCCCCCAGATGATACTACACTTCCTTGGTGAAGCGATCTTCTTTTCCGTTACGATTCACCCCGAAGGTATCTCATGCCAACGT encodes the following:
- the pyrE gene encoding orotate phosphoribosyltransferase; this translates as MQYSKEKLIEIVRDKGLKFGDFTLASGKKASYYLDCRKVTLSSEGALQVGLGILEMLGDSLPDSVGGMAIGADPISASVITVAAVQGKTLAGFIVRKEAKAHGTGQDVEGPVVAGNTCVIVEDVVTTGGSSLKAIEKVEAAGLKVLGVIAIVDRMEGGKQAFADAGYELRTLLTIEDFGITPPQ
- a CDS encoding CbiX/SirB N-terminal domain-containing protein, with amino-acid sequence MRQSTSNRENLGIIIVDHGSRRAESNDLLLEVVKMFRQTAGYQIVEPAHMELAAPSIAEAFQKCADQGATQIVVHPYFLSPGRHWHEDIPRLAKEAAASHPGISHLVTAPLGLHPLMAKVMQERIETCLAHCEEGAPICEVCTEESSCRLIGK
- the pdxA gene encoding 4-hydroxythreonine-4-phosphate dehydrogenase PdxA; the encoded protein is MLHPRIIVTMGDPGGVGPEVCLQLLLDHNQYAGTVPIIFGDAAILRQVAHVCGYPEPKNVVPFHEAMDLHSLKEATVVDFGTIDPSTFQHGKVTAEGGEASYQYFISAIDFVLAGKADGITTGPINKEALHAAKHFYPGHTEILIERCGRDTGCMMLTSEELTCSFVTTHVGYRDVPQLLTIERIDEVIDLTVEAMRKIRKREPRLLVCGLNPHAGEHGLFGDREEERIIVPAVEAARARGIHIDGPVPPDTAFLAERRPLYDCVICMYHDQGHIPLKALAFDVAVNTTLGLPLVRTSVDHGTAFDIAWQGKAKVSSMIHAVQLARDLVSH
- a CDS encoding PhzF family phenazine biosynthesis protein; translated protein: MPRTLYQVDAFTSKPFAGNPAAVCWLDKPVDAQWMQHVAAEMNLAETAFVYPEGETLRLRWFTPAVEVDLCGHATLATAHTLWQHKGFPEDQTLRFETRSGTLTAAPYGEMIELDFPIAPAEETPPTDGLLESLGIHDFTFCGKNAWDWLIEVPTADDVRQMNPNHALLAPRTSRGVMVTARSDQPEYDFISRFFAPAAGIAEDPVTGSAHCVLGEYWSKKLNKQKLQAYQASPRGGEVEVEIRNKRALLRGHAVVVAKIELFV
- a CDS encoding AEC family transporter, producing MNLTQVITILSITAAVFTVMGIGGTARYLKWLTREVDAGLLKLGIRVLMPCFIFVKVVGNPAFDHAANVYLPPVWGFVSVAIGCLVAYSWARGSGARLGFDHSDKVHTFAICIGIFNYGFIPIPLIQEIFGERALGVLFLHNVGVELGIWTIGVSLASGGLTKGWWKNVLNPPSLTIILSLFINEMGWASLVPEFVTQITSILASAAIPMMMLLIGATFYDQIFHADVKDDKSSPWPTYVSAVLLRLLLLPILFLLAALWLPISLELKQVAAIQAAMPAAVFPIVLTKHYGGDPRTALRVVMASTVVGFVTIPIWISTGIAWLGLETTVLQQSSQEVIVAPQLEPLTQAIHVAGISVRTTNRKEMNADTARLPKLYEKYETDNIDALIPNPVEPKKRIAVYADYESDQSGQFTMLLGREVSPEAEIPDQLDKVRIHKGSYLHFIGEGEMPQTVLKTWKEIWHFFEEDTAYTRSFEADFEIYDEASPNRVDIFIAVE